The proteins below come from a single Thermopolyspora flexuosa genomic window:
- a CDS encoding ABC transporter ATP-binding protein — translation MTLDCRLVVERPRFRLDVALAVAAGEVVALLGPNGAGKTTALRALAGLTPLTAGHIELDGRPLHDLPPEARPIGMVFQDYLLFPHLSALENVAFGPRCRGVPKAEARRVAATWLERVGLAGFAGVRPGRLSGGQAQRVALARALAAGPRLLLLDEPLAALDAHTRLDIRARLRRHLAEFDGATVLVTHDPLDAMALADRLVVIENGAVVQQGPPTEVARHPRTDYVARLVGLNLYRGDGDGHRVRVGEIEFSVAEPLHGAAFVAFPPSAVALFRTRPDGTPRNLWQAEVDGVERHGDNVRVHLTGPIAAAADITPAALAELDLAPGGRVWAAVKATETHAYPA, via the coding sequence GTGACGCTGGACTGCCGGCTCGTGGTGGAGCGGCCCCGGTTCCGGCTCGACGTGGCGCTCGCGGTCGCCGCCGGGGAGGTGGTCGCGCTGCTCGGCCCGAACGGCGCGGGCAAGACCACGGCGCTGCGCGCGCTCGCCGGGCTCACCCCGCTCACCGCGGGCCACATCGAGCTGGACGGCCGCCCGCTGCACGACCTGCCGCCCGAGGCCCGCCCGATCGGCATGGTCTTCCAGGACTACCTGCTCTTCCCGCACCTGTCCGCCCTCGAGAACGTCGCCTTCGGCCCGCGCTGCCGGGGCGTGCCGAAGGCCGAGGCCCGCCGCGTCGCCGCCACCTGGCTGGAGCGGGTCGGCCTCGCCGGGTTCGCCGGGGTACGGCCCGGCCGGCTGTCCGGCGGGCAGGCGCAGCGGGTGGCGCTCGCCCGCGCGCTCGCCGCCGGTCCCCGGCTGCTCCTGCTCGACGAGCCGCTCGCCGCGCTCGACGCGCACACCCGGCTCGACATCCGGGCCCGGCTGCGCCGCCACCTCGCCGAGTTCGACGGCGCCACCGTGCTCGTCACCCACGACCCGCTCGACGCGATGGCGCTCGCCGACCGGCTCGTCGTGATCGAGAACGGCGCCGTGGTGCAGCAGGGCCCGCCGACCGAGGTGGCCCGCCATCCCCGCACCGACTACGTGGCCCGCCTCGTCGGCCTCAACCTCTACCGGGGCGACGGCGACGGCCACCGGGTGCGCGTCGGCGAGATCGAGTTCAGCGTCGCCGAGCCGCTGCACGGGGCCGCGTTCGTCGCCTTCCCGCCCTCGGCCGTCGCGCTGTTCCGCACCCGCCCGGACGGCACGCCGCGCAACCTGTGGCAGGCCGAGGTCGACGGCGTCGAGCGCCACGGCGACAACGTGCGCGTACACCTGACCGGCCCGATCGCGGCCGCCGCCGACATCACCCCCGCGGCCCTCGCCGAGCTCGACCTCGCCCCCGGCGGCCGGGTCTGGGCGGCGGTCAAGGCCACCGAGACGCACGCCTACCCCGCCTGA
- a CDS encoding ABC transporter permease — translation MLFVPAVAGLVFLVLPLAGLLIRAPWSTLPARLAEPAVLQALRLSLVTATVATGLCLLLGVPLAWLLARVDFPGRRLVRALVAVPLVLPPVVGGVALLLVLGRRGLVGQWLEAAFGITLPFTTAAVVIAEMFVAMPFLVISVEGALRAADPRFEEAAATLGASRWTTFRRVTLPLVAPGVTAGAVLCWARALGEFGATITFAGNYPGTTRTMPLAVYLALETEPEAAIVLSLVLLAVSVAILAALRDRWVSGL, via the coding sequence ATGCTGTTCGTGCCCGCCGTCGCGGGCCTGGTCTTCCTCGTGCTGCCGCTCGCCGGGCTGCTGATCCGCGCCCCCTGGTCCACGCTGCCCGCCCGGCTCGCCGAGCCCGCGGTGCTCCAGGCGCTGCGGCTGTCGCTCGTCACCGCGACCGTCGCCACCGGGCTGTGCCTGCTGCTCGGCGTGCCGCTCGCCTGGCTGCTCGCCCGGGTCGACTTCCCCGGCCGCCGCCTGGTCCGGGCGCTGGTGGCGGTGCCGCTCGTGCTGCCGCCGGTGGTCGGCGGCGTCGCGCTCCTGCTCGTGCTCGGCCGGCGCGGGCTCGTCGGCCAGTGGCTGGAGGCCGCGTTCGGGATCACGCTGCCGTTCACCACCGCCGCCGTGGTGATCGCCGAGATGTTCGTGGCGATGCCGTTCCTGGTGATCAGCGTCGAGGGCGCGCTGCGGGCCGCGGATCCGCGGTTCGAGGAGGCGGCGGCGACGCTCGGCGCGTCGCGGTGGACCACCTTCCGCCGGGTGACGCTGCCGCTGGTCGCGCCCGGGGTCACGGCGGGCGCGGTGCTCTGCTGGGCGCGGGCGCTCGGCGAGTTCGGCGCGACGATCACGTTCGCGGGCAACTACCCGGGCACCACCCGGACGATGCCGCTCGCCGTCTACCTCGCGCTGGAAACCGAGCCGGAGGCCGCGATCGTGCTCAGCCTCGTGCTGCTCGCCGTGTCGGTGGCGATCCTCGCCGCGCTGCGGGACCGGTGGGTGAGCGGGCTGTGA